Genomic segment of Drosophila simulans strain w501 chromosome 2R, Prin_Dsim_3.1, whole genome shotgun sequence:
GTAATTATGGGTAGTCCATTCAACTGTTTTTGGGATCATGTAACAAACAGAGTAATTAAAGCCGTGTTAGTATTTTGTTTCTGGTGATGCAGTTAACATTGATGAGAGGAACTCATGGTGTATGCTTAGAGAACGTGATGTGTGGTTTCGCTTGTGGTAAAAGTAATCAACAGATTTCgttaaactaataataaataaacttagGCGTAACACGTGTGTCCTtaacaatataaacaataaacttttCTCAAActtaaacaacaaatgcatCGGCTGTCGTGGACTTAAATTATCAATTTGGGCTTGGATCTGAACAAACGCACATTCTCattcatatttcataatttgcaATGTTCCCGCGTTTTACATACTTAGGTCGATCGATCGTTTTATAATATTAGTATACATTAAATTCAACATTTATTCGATTAGTTAAATGTGTGGCTCGTGTCGCGTATGTCATGTGCGTGTATTCTGGGTaaatacgtacatacataagtttaaaaatccTCCAATTCTCTGCCCTTCGCACCTGGCAATTGGCTGTTGGGTTAATCTCCTGGCTAGGATTCAGAGTTGTTCAGATTGTTAGTTGGGGAACTGCCCCTCGATCTTGCtgaatttaaatgcttttgaGCTTTAGCCAATTGCCACACTTGCTTAATCGCTCTCGTCTAGGAATCAACGTTAGTAATATTTACTACATAAACATATGTACGTGCATTGTTAATATGTATCTTTTGGATCGGTGCTTAAACGTATTGATATACTCTATCGCTGATCTACTGCCTCGCTATCCTTTCCGGCCAACAACAAGTACTTTAAATAGTTTCcgtaacaaataataaataaaccacTGTGGCCATTAACAATTAGTTATCTGCTCCTCGATCGGTTACTTCTCTCTTGTATGTTGTATCTGATGGGTAGATgctatatacaaaatatagcGAACAAAAGTTACTTGGTTTTGTGGTTAATATTGCACTCGTTTCAAGGAATCCGCATCCTGGTCTAGTTTAGGTTTCGTCTGCGCCGGAAAACCAATGCGAAAATGGATCGGATGCGCCACCAGCGACTTCGTCGCCCCGTGTGAATCTTTTCCGAATTGGAGTCCGTGCCCAGGGCCTTGTGCATTTCCTTGCGCCGAATCTCGCGGACCAGCGTGTAGAATGCCTCGTCGATGTAATGACGCAGTGCAGCCGATGTCTCAAAAAACGGGCAGCCGAACTGGTTGGCCAGATTCCGGCCCTCCTCGGTGGTCACGCGTCGCTGCGACTCCAGGTCCACCTTGTTGGCAATCAGAACCAGCGGAATGTCCTCGGACAGGCGGACACGGGTTATTAGTTTCCTGTACTCGGAGGCCTCCTGGAAGCTGTGGCGGTCGGTGACCGAGTAGCAAATGATGAAACCTTCGCCGCAACGCATGTATTGGTCCCGCATGGCCGTGAACTCCACCTGGCCGGCGGTGTCAAGGATGTCGAGCAGGGCGGCCTCATTGTCGATGACCGCCTGTTGCTGGTAGGAGTCCTCTgcggcgaaaaaaaataaccgGTATACATTTAGTGGGGTTGTGGGGGCTTCGCCTTAGACGCCTTGCGCACCCTGCGCCTTACTCACCAATTGTGGGGTCGTGGTAGTCCAGGAAACTGTGGCTCACGAACTGAAGGGTGACAGCTGTTCGGGTTTCGTCGTCGTTTTCAGAGGGCGTTGGGAGTGGTGGTTGTTGGAGTTTCGTGGGTGTCGGTGGTGCGGGGGTCAAAACAAAGCGTAAAAGAAATTGagataatttattgatttttcgcaGCCCCAATCAAAGTGCGCAGTGATAACTCGGCATTTTCTTTTGGCTAATCCATGGCTAGAGTAGCTCACCTGACTTTCCCACGCCACCGTCGCCGAGGATGACGATCTTGTAGACCCGCAGACCGCCGCGCATATTCTGCGGCGGCACCGGAGGCGGCTTGACCAGGCTCCCGTTGTCCCTGTGGTCGCTGGGCACCCGCATCGAGTCCGTGTCGGCGGCACTGGTGCAGGACCTCAGCTTGCTGGATCGCTTCAGGGCCGCACAGCCGATGGACATGTCGCCGGCCATAATACCGCTGACCTCGCGGATTTAGACCTGGTCCGTGTCGGTCCTAGTCCCGTTCGATCGGATCACACGGAGAACCTCTGCACCGCCGTCGCCAATTGTgtattattttcttgtttttttcttggTCGGGGTTGGTTCTCTTCGAGATGGGCGCGTGACGAAAGTCTCGAACGATACTGGCGACTGCAGTGCGCATGAATTTGAATGCCATGcgatatttaaaataagctaatattataatttttatatttctttactTAAAGTTAATATCTTGAgaacaatacattttaaataaattaattcagTTGTACACGATTGTGATAGCGCATAGACATATAATGTGAAAAATCCACGAGTAACagaaaaaattacatttgtgTTTTCTAAACTGTTGCGTTGCTGAactgtttaaattaaattcaatctATTTGCACAACACGATTTAAAATAACACATAAATAttagaattaaataaatttttaaataataatatgtaagTATATTTTTAGAGAGCTGTTATGAGTTTTCatccaaaacaataaaattgccTTTACTGCCCAGCTGTCATCTCTAGCTTTCATCATTCCCGCCGGATCTGGCAACACCAGTGTcactttataaataattttcccACGGTGCGAGCGGTATTTGCATTTAGTAACGTGCTGTTCGTCGATCCAGATCGCCCGTTTTGCCCGGTCCGctcgaaaaggaaaaacaaacactcTCCGTTGAATTGGCATAGGTTTTAGTGCCTTTAGCGAGCAAAATGTCGGGCGATGTGCAGCCGCGTAAGCGCAAGGATAAGCGCCGAAAACGCGGTAAGTTCCTGTTACGGTACTTTTACTTACCATCATTCTCGAATGGACCGTTATTTGGTGTGAAAATCGGTTTTGTCTCTTCGCCGCCGCCGCGTAGCAAGCAgttcatttcttttattagCATAATAATATTGTCGAGTGcctttaaaaataactttgccctattatataaaattatacatCTCGCCTGTTTTCTGTCGCTATGCGTGTGCCGATCGAgcaggaaaatatatatgcatgacATGTGTGCGGGCGGGGAAGGCGGGAGGTAGACCATAAAGTGGGTATTTCGATCGGGAACCAAAGAAAAAGGGCATTGAATCGGTGTgcaaaaatcgagaaaaaacAAGGAGAGTGGTTTTCCCagatttatttatctttttccAAGGCAAACACAGATGTTTCGTTGTCCCTGGGATATCCTCTTATTGCTATCTCCCTCTGCCACTCTTTCTCTCTATTGCTCTCTTCTCTGCGTTATCTTTCTCTCATTGGAGAATGGAGAGCTCGTCACCTCGTCGGCAAATTAATTCCAATGCAACAGAGATCGAGATTCACATACGTAGATACTAGATACCAGATGATGATGCTTCCGTAAAGATTCTGGGGCCATTACACCCACGGCACCGAAATAAGTAGCCACGATGgtgcatatatgtagatataaaTGTGTAAAGCCATTTAATTTCACTTGGCCAACTGCCCAAGAGCATGACTGGCGGCTTCTTTGTTTATCGTTGCGCATATTTAGGCATAAACAATTCCCCCCGCCCGGCGTCGTCTTATCAGCTTGTAATGCCGGTATAGTATGTCTCATTGTAACTAACTTTTCGTCTAGATGATCGCAAGTCCGAGGGCGATGTGACTGTTCTGCGTCAGTCCAGTTTTCAAGGTAGAGAAATAGATCCCCCCTATATGTAGTTTTCCCAACACACCCCGGAATGCTttgccaaattaattgaatgtCTCGCTCAGTTACTAAATCCAAGTAAAACACTCGAAGGTGGATTCAATTAAACTGCTTGTAATCACatgtgttatttttattattcactATCATGCAAATGTCGGATCTCAGATGACGACGAATCTTCGCACGGCGTTCACATTACAAAGATGGGAAACGATGATCTCCACCTGCATGTGCACCACGATCACGGAACTGGCGGTCACTGGTGCGCCAAGATCATATTCTTCGCCCTGATGGCAGTGCTCCTAAGTTTGGTGGGTCTGATCATCATGGAGAACCGCGGACTGGAGGATCGTAAGTTATAGAATTCTCAGAAATTTGAAATGTACTTAATAACTGTTTATGTCAGTGGACACTCCTCTGTCGGAGTCTAGGTTCTCGAAAGTTTTTGATGGCTGGGTAGACGAACATCGGGATGAGCATGATGGTCACGATGTGCAGGAACCCTCTGGAGAGGCGTTAGATGATCACGATGAACACGACGATCATGATGATCATGAAGAGGAAGGTAtgttaatataaattaatataaactcttataaataaataaaaacgtttCAGAAGAAGAGCCACTCTCAGAAGAATTAGAAGAAGAACTGGAGGAAGAGGAACAGCCAACTGAGGAGGATGAGCCAGCGGCAGATGATGAAGATGAGGAGGATGAAGATGAGGAGAACAATGCGGGTGAAAACATAACTGCCGAGgatgcggaggaggaggaagaggaggaggataACGATGACGAAGGCACCGTAGAGGCAACTGTGGAAGCTACCACTGAAGCCACTACGGAAGCCACTGGCGAATATGAAGCTGAAGAGGATGAAGACGATGAGgatgaagcagcagcagatgatGATGTAGTAGAATCCACTGAAGCTCCGCTGTCGAAAGCTGAGGAGGTATGATCTATAGTTTGTGAAAAGATTGTGTATTtccaaaattaattaattaattccaaattaatgttttatgttCGCAGCAGGAagacgatgatgaggatgaggaagAGCAGGAGATCGAAGAATCAGTAGAGCCGCCAAGATCCCAATCTGCGGCACAAAGTGCTCCCGCAACAGATACtaatgatgacgacgatgatgatgttaGTAAAATATCTAGTTGCTTGTTGGGTTTAATTGGTCTTCGTATTTGTTGCTAAATAACTTGTTTATTGCAGGATCAAGACAAAAACGATGCAGATGACGGGGATGACGACGAATTCGAGTCCCTGGATCAGCAATTTGAAAATGATCCCGAGGATACAGAGCCAGCAAAAGCAGTAGAGAGTGAGGAGCAGGATCAAGACCAGGCTGATGAGGAGGAGCCCAAGGAAGAGGGCTCCTCTTGGTTGGCATCCCGTAAGTAGCGAAGGATTGAATAGTTGAACGGTTAACGGATCTCGCAGGCTTAGAACCTTAAGAACTGACCGACTGAAATGCTCCACCTTACCAAACTGAAAGAATATGCACAACCACACACTACCAAGAACTTAGAAACCGAAATTGTACAAGAAAGTGCAAAaggcatttgtttgttttctcatACTAAAACCTGACTCATTTACAGTTGCCGTTAAATTTGGCGTTGGCGTTGCACTTGCCTTAGTTTCACGCCTTGTATTGATAAGGAAAAGTCCAAATACAAGTGAGTCTTCAATGCTGATCTGCTCCCCGAATCTCCGCTCTTTGTATTCCGCTCTCTGCTCTTGATCTCTATCAATCATATCCGCCAAGCACGCCAAATGTTATGCTAATCAAATAAACCATACTACGGGGAAACTTTTCAGTAACTATTACTAAGCGCCGCTTTTCGTTCTAACCCACCAAGTTAAGTTGGTTAAATCAGCAAATGACCTCATTGTCTCGTGATATATTCTCGATGTattaacaaaaactaaaacaaactCTGGGCAATGGCCTCTCTTTTTGGTTTCAACAATGAGAATCCATGGGCCCAGTCCAAATTTTGCACTTTCTTCAGTTAGCttattttgattatgattttatattatttctttaatcTGATTGTAGTCACAGCTTTGTTCCAATTATTATTCCAccaatgtatgtatgtacggaAATTGTTGAATGGCTTTGTTCTTGCTCGATTAACAATCTCTTAACTCGAATAACGTTCGAATCTTCCGTGGTGAATGCTTAGCTGAGGATGAGCCCGCACCAGAGACTATATTCAGGCGAAGATTGACGATTGCCACTGCTGAGGATCACATACCGGACGATGTGGAGGAGCTGCCCCTTTTGGACGATGGTTGGAGATATGAGTTATTAATTGCAAACTTCGGCTAGCCGAAGTTGCTTCCAAATCATTTGATTGACAAGTGATCTGGAAGCCTATGCTGTATGATATGCCTGGCCAAGACCAGAGTATTAACTTCAGTCATATCCCATTGTCTAAAAAGAATACTCCGAGGaggaaatcgaaatcgaagaGGAGATCGAGGTGGAAATCAGTGACATtgatgaggaggaggaagaagtACGTCACGATAGCGACGACAACGTGGCCTCCATGGCCAGTTATGTGCCCGAGACCTTTGAGCAACTGAGCGCCATGTACAAGTACGCCCAGGAGCCTGCAAAGGATGCCAAACCCAAACCCGAACAGAAAGAAAAGGAGCCGGAAAAGCCAGTAGGTCACAGCGATATCTACGTGGAATACGAAGATGGGGCTATCGAGGATTTCGAGCATGATGGAGATAGCGATGAGGAAATCACCGACGAAGAGGACGAAATCTCCGACGTGGACGACGCCGATCTGATGAACCGGCTGGAGGCCAAATACGGTCGCCTGCCCGTCAAGGAGTTCGAGAGCGATCCGGACTCCGACGACCCCAGCTGGACACGTAATTACTAAACGCACAAATCACCACGTCTGTCGATGACCACCCGACTCCATTCTCCATCCAACATACTTTCGATCGATCACATAAGCTATCGCAATCATAGGCCCAACACTACTTTAAGACACACGACCAAAAACCGATCGCTTTACACATAACAGATCGTAAGTGTTAGCCATAGGATATACAAACCGACACCTCACACAAGGTGGAGCTATCTAGGCCGTAACCGTTCAAAATTTCACACCATTGTTATGCTCAAAATAGTGTTCTAATTCATATTCTTAATTTCTAAATAGAAATAAAGCCGAaagaagctgcagctgctcccgCAGAGAAAGAGGATCCTTTCGAGCAAGAGTTGCGCAAGGCGAACGAGGAGATGATTAGGGAGGTATGTCGCAACCAAAGGTGTCTCCTTCACCTGGATTAACCCGTGAACTATATATCTTCGATATATCTCTAGCTCAACAATCACTAAAGAACatcacaacaaaaaaaaacacaatctCATTTCAAAGCTTTAGTTTATGTTTGCTTGTCAAGTTCATTAGATCATATAACAGCTTAGTTATGTAAGAACAACAAATGATAATTAATCAAATCATAGGATTTAACCCTATTCATGTATTTATAGAAACGCTCTTATCAGGAGACGCATATTGTTGGGATGAACCCACGACCAGTTACTCCAAAAACTACACACCCACTTGGAGGAAACTTTGGTCGCGGGCTCATCCTTGGATCTCCTGTCAACTGCGTTTCAATTCTTGAGAGAATGATTTTATACTAATTGCATGCTTTCGTACTTTGTCTAaccctttttttgtgttttggctGGCGAATCGCGAACTAATATCCACCCCAAAGAACTATGCCCAAGCCCTGCGATCCTTTAACACGCTCACCACCAACTTTGCCCACGAGCCATCGGCCCATTTGGGAAGAGCCCGACTTCTGGAACTTCTGGCCAAGAAGGAGCGCAGCAATCAGCGCCTCTGGGAAGCCATCGATGCTTACAAAAGATATTTGGCCTTTGGCGAGCTTATAGCCAGCAATCTGGAATTTAAAACCGCCGGCGAAAGCTGCATAGAGAATTTGAGATTTTTGGGTAagttaaacatatattttaatctgTTTCGCTTTCTACATTGCCTATTGAATTCCAGGTCACCACCGACAGGCAACTACCATCCACGAGCTGCTCATCAAACGTTTGCCTGAGGATCCACGGCTTCGTAACCAACTCTCACTCACCTATCTTATGGTAAACAAGTAGGTAAGACAGGCTACTTTGAGTTAGAAATACTTTATGATTGTCTCCCAGTCTTCAGCAGGTTGAAAAGGTGGCTGTGGAAACCCTGAAACTGTGGCCAACCAATGCAGTGGCCCAACTTCATTATGGACTGGCGCTCAGACAATTCCATGCTGACTACGCCAAGGCGCTGCCCTATCTAAAATATGCCGTGGAGTCTGAAGAGGAGGGCACGCAAGAGGCTTTCTTCTATTTGTCGCTTGGCGAGACTATGCAGCGCCTGTCCATGAAATCAGAAGCTCTGGAGGTATATAGTAAAGGTGTTGCCAAAGGCTTCTTTGCCAGCCTCTATCAGAGATCGCTGTACAATGAGCCCAGGTTGAGAGCACAGCCCTTTTGGCAGCCCAAGGAAACGGGCTATGAAAGGCAGCTGGAGAAGCTAACGCTCAATTGGCGCGCCATTCGTGATGAGGGATTAGCGCTGCTGGGAAGAAGTGGATTCTTCGAGGATGAAGCGGAACTGCTGCGCGACAAGGGAGTGTGGCAGCAGTATGAGCTATATGCCCAGGGTCGTCGGGTGAAGGACAACTGCCGCAGGGCTCCAATCACCTGTAGCCTGCTAGAGGAATTTCCCGAGTCCGCCGGCTGTCGACGTGGCCAAGTGAAGTTTAGTGTTATGCAGGCCAAGACGCATGTGTGGCCGCACTGTGGACCCACCAATTGCCGACTGAGGGCCCACCTCACGCTAGCTGCTCCGGAGCCGGAAAAAACCTCACTCCGCGTGGCGGAGCAGGAAAGGTGAGGGAAAACGAGAAAACCTTTCAAATTTCATTGACTAACCTCATCTGCTTTAGAACCTGGCGTGAGGGAGAACTGTTCATATTCGATGATAGCTTCGAACACGAGGTGTGGCACAACGGAAGCCAGCCACGCCTAGTGCTCATCCTGGATATGTGGCATCCGCAACTGAGTGCCGCCCAGCGCCGCAGTTTAACACCAATTTGACCGGGAATCGCTTAGTTCTATTAATAGTTCCGGTTCCTAGGCCTGcaatttagttaaatttcGCCAAATCGCATCGTTCATTGTTAGTTAAATCGCCATGTTGTATAGACATTGTAATTATACCTCTTAGTCGTAAGTTCGGTTTGAATGCGTGTTTAGGCTATGTAGACGTCAATTCATCTGTGTATCATATACGATTAGCGTTGGCTGGCAGCCTACCCTCGCTTTTCTACGTGACAGAAATAAAACCTTTTAGGATTCGATAattgtggtttttattttatacccaTGATTACCTGAATTTGCAAATATCCCGCTCTCGGTTGAGAGATGCAGTATAAAAGTAAGCTACTGTTTTACCAATGGATATCATAACAAAAATGTTGTTCGCCGGAGTTGGAGTACTATTTTTTGTAGCTGTTGCTGTCGGAGATTCCCTGGATGTGTGCCTGGAGGATATGGGCTGCATGCGAGGCACTGTAATGCCAGGATATCAGAGCGGAGAGTTCGAAGCCTTCATGGGCATTCCCTTTGCCCAGCCGCCAGTTGGACCGCTGCGTCTTAAGGTGGAAAGTTCCTTCCTCTGATACTTTCAGAAGGATTAAGTACATTGAATGCTTTCAGAATCCTGTGCCGAATGAACCCTGGGAGGGAGTACTCGATGCGGGAACGGCGAAGGACAGCTGCGTGCAGAGAAGCTACTTTGCGAAGGAATGGGGTTTGATGGGAGTGGAGGACTGCCTCTATCTGAACGTCTACAGACCGAAGGTAACAAGATTTGCAAGCATCCTTAGATAGTCCtgattggtttggttttatagaATCGGGCTGAGGATAAGTTGCCCGTGATGGTTTATATACATGGAGGTGGTTTCTTTAGCGGCTCTGCCCATCCCATGGCTAGTGGACCAGAGTATCTGATGGATACCGGCAAGGTGGTCATGGTAGCAATGAGCTATCGCCTTGGTCCCTTCGGTAAGTTGTAGGGATTATCCAAAACACCACTCACATCAAGTTCAAATGTTGCAGGTTTTCTAAGCACTGGCGATGAGCACATGCCAGGGAATTTCGGATTCAAGGATCAGCGATTGGCGCTGCAGTGGATACAAAAACACATAGCCACATTTGGAGGAGATCCCAAAAAGGTCACGATCCTTGGTCACAGCGCTGGAGGAATATCTACACACTTGCACATGATTAGTCCCAATTCAAAGGGTTCGTTTTCATGGATGAATTTTGATCGCACATAAGTCATACGCTTGTTTTCAGGACTTTTCCAAAATTCCATGTCCTTGACAGGCACCATGTTTTTGTCGGGCATAAAGACCCTCAAAGATCCCTTAAGTCAGGCAAGGCGTCTGGGCAAGGAATTGGCCATTGATCAAGCGGAGACTCTCAGTACCCAGGATCTGGCGGAAGCGCTACGTAAAGTGTGTCATAAAAAACTCCTTATCAGTGCGGACAGCTTAAAGGTCTGGGATAACATGCCCCACCTTACCAGTCTCCCGGTAGTGGAGGCTCCATCTCCAGACGCCTTCCTGGTCGAGGATCCGCTAGATGCCCATCGGGCAGGTCGCATTCACCAGGTGCCCTGGATCCTAAGCCTAAGTTCGCGAGCTGGAGAAGGTTCCCTGTTCCTAATGCGTGCCTTCATTAATCCCAAGCTAAGGGCCGAGTTCAATGAAAACTTC
This window contains:
- the LOC6734705 gene encoding aspartyl/asparaginyl beta-hydroxylase isoform X8, which encodes MSGDVQPRKRKDKRRKRDDDESSHGVHITKMGNDDLHLHVHHDHGTGGHWCAKIIFFALMAVLLSLVGLIIMENRGLEDLDTPLSESRFSKVFDGWVDEHRDEHDGHDVQEPSGEALDDHDEHDDHDDHEEEEEEPLSEELEEELEEEEQPTEEDEPAADDEDEEDEDEENNAGENITAEDAEEEEEEEDNDDEGTVEATVEATTEATTEATGEYEAEEDEDDEDEAAADDDVVESTEAPLSKAEEQEDDDEDEEEQEIEESVEPPRSQSAAQSAPATDTNDDDDDDDQDKNDADDGDDDEFESLDQQFENDPEDTEPAKAVESEEQDQDQADEEEPKEEGSSWLASLAVKFGVGVALALVSRLVLIRKSPNTTEDEPAPETIFRRRLTIATAEDHIPDDVEELPLLDDEYSEEEIEIEEEIEVEISDIDEEEEEVRHDSDDNVASMASYVPETFEQLSAMYKYAQEPAKDAKPKPEQKEKEPEKPVGHSDIYVEYEDGAIEDFEHDGDSDEEITDEEDEISDVDDADLMNRLEAKYGRLPVKEFESDPDSDDPSWTQIKPKEAAAAPAEKEDPFEQELRKANEEMIRENYAQALRSFNTLTTNFAHEPSAHLGRARLLELLAKKERSNQRLWEAIDAYKRYLAFGELIASNLEFKTAGESCIENLRFLGHHRQATTIHELLIKRLPEDPRLRNQLSLTYLMVNNLQQVEKVAVETLKLWPTNAVAQLHYGLALRQFHADYAKALPYLKYAVESEEEGTQEAFFYLSLGETMQRLSMKSEALEVYSKGVAKGFFASLYQRSLYNEPRLRAQPFWQPKETGYERQLEKLTLNWRAIRDEGLALLGRSGFFEDEAELLRDKGVWQQYELYAQGRRVKDNCRRAPITCSLLEEFPESAGCRRGQVKFSVMQAKTHVWPHCGPTNCRLRAHLTLAAPEPEKTSLRVAEQERTWREGELFIFDDSFEHEVWHNGSQPRLVLILDMWHPQLSAAQRRSLTPI
- the LOC6734705 gene encoding aspartyl/asparaginyl beta-hydroxylase isoform X4; this translates as MSGDVQPRKRKDKRRKRDDRKSEGDVTVLRQSSFQDDDESSHGVHITKMGNDDLHLHVHHDHGTGGHWCAKIIFFALMAVLLSLVGLIIMENRGLEDLDTPLSESRFSKVFDGWVDEHRDEHDGHDVQEPSGEALDDHDEHDDHDDHEEEEEEPLSEELEEELEEEEQPTEEDEPAADDEDEEDEDEENNAGENITAEDAEEEEEEEDNDDEGTVEATVEATTEATTEATGEYEAEEDEDDEDEAAADDDVVESTEAPLSKAEEQEDDDEDEEEQEIEESVEPPRSQSAAQSAPATDTNDDDDDDDQDKNDADDGDDDEFESLDQQFENDPEDTEPAKAVESEEQDQDQADEEEPKEEGSSWLASQIKPKEAAAAPAEKEDPFEQELRKANEEMIRENYAQALRSFNTLTTNFAHEPSAHLGRARLLELLAKKERSNQRLWEAIDAYKRYLAFGELIASNLEFKTAGESCIENLRFLGHHRQATTIHELLIKRLPEDPRLRNQLSLTYLMVNNLQQVEKVAVETLKLWPTNAVAQLHYGLALRQFHADYAKALPYLKYAVESEEEGTQEAFFYLSLGETMQRLSMKSEALEVYSKGVAKGFFASLYQRSLYNEPRLRAQPFWQPKETGYERQLEKLTLNWRAIRDEGLALLGRSGFFEDEAELLRDKGVWQQYELYAQGRRVKDNCRRAPITCSLLEEFPESAGCRRGQVKFSVMQAKTHVWPHCGPTNCRLRAHLTLAAPEPEKTSLRVAEQERTWREGELFIFDDSFEHEVWHNGSQPRLVLILDMWHPQLSAAQRRSLTPI
- the LOC6734705 gene encoding aspartyl/asparaginyl beta-hydroxylase isoform X5; amino-acid sequence: MSGDVQPRKRKDKRRKRDDDESSHGVHITKMGNDDLHLHVHHDHGTGGHWCAKIIFFALMAVLLSLVGLIIMENRGLEDLDTPLSESRFSKVFDGWVDEHRDEHDGHDVQEPSGEALDDHDEHDDHDDHEEEEEEPLSEELEEELEEEEQPTEEDEPAADDEDEEDEDEENNAGENITAEDAEEEEEEEDNDDEGTVEATVEATTEATTEATGEYEAEEDEDDEDEAAADDDVVESTEAPLSKAEEQEDDDEDEEEQEIEESVEPPRSQSAAQSAPATDTNDDDDDDDQDKNDADDGDDDEFESLDQQFENDPEDTEPAKAVESEEQDQDQADEEEPKEEGSSWLASQIKPKEAAAAPAEKEDPFEQELRKANEEMIRENYAQALRSFNTLTTNFAHEPSAHLGRARLLELLAKKERSNQRLWEAIDAYKRYLAFGELIASNLEFKTAGESCIENLRFLGHHRQATTIHELLIKRLPEDPRLRNQLSLTYLMVNNLQQVEKVAVETLKLWPTNAVAQLHYGLALRQFHADYAKALPYLKYAVESEEEGTQEAFFYLSLGETMQRLSMKSEALEVYSKGVAKGFFASLYQRSLYNEPRLRAQPFWQPKETGYERQLEKLTLNWRAIRDEGLALLGRSGFFEDEAELLRDKGVWQQYELYAQGRRVKDNCRRAPITCSLLEEFPESAGCRRGQVKFSVMQAKTHVWPHCGPTNCRLRAHLTLAAPEPEKTSLRVAEQERTWREGELFIFDDSFEHEVWHNGSQPRLVLILDMWHPQLSAAQRRSLTPI